In the Sulfurivermis fontis genome, ATCGGCATGGCGCGCAACCTGGGCTTGGAAACCGTCGCCGAGGGCGTCGAAACATTGGAGCAGGAAAAGTTCCTCGCCCACGTTGGTTGCAACAAGGTACAGGGCTATCACTACGCCAGACCGCTTACTGCGAGCGGCTTCGCCGATTTTCACCGTCACTTCGGCAAGCGCTGAACCCTGCCAGGGAAAGTCTGAACAAGTCCATCCAGGACTTCTCAGGTCGCTCCCGCCCCTCCCTGGGCTGCGCGACACAAGTCCATCCATGGATCAAACCACGCCAAGCGAAAAGTGTGATTTTCGCTTGGCTTCATTTTTCAACGAATCATCGTCGTTAAAAGATGGCGGCACATCCCTGTGCCACGGAAGCCATGAACTTGTTCAGAGCTTCCCTAGCGCGTCAGGCGCCGATATATCTCCCCCACCTTGAAGGGCAACTGGCGCACCTCGCTCACCACCGTGTAGTTCACCGCGCCGTACATGTGCGGCAGGTATTCCGGGCCGTGCTCGTCGATGGTGATGCAGAAGGGATGGATGCCGCTGCGCCGTGCCTCCAGCAAGGCACGGCGCGTGTCCTCGATGCCGTACACGCCGCGGTAATCGCTGTAGTCGTCCGGCTTGCCGTCGGACAAGGTGATGAGCAGGCGGGTGCGTGCCGCGGTTGCATTCAGCAATTGCGTCAGATGACGGATGGCGAAGCCCATGCGCGTGTAGTCCTGCGCACGGATGCCGCTGATCCTTGCCCGCACCTCCGCGCCATACGGCTCGTCGAAACGCTTGATGCGGTACAACTCGCAGCGCTTGCGCGTGATGCCGGAGAAACCGTAGATGGCATAGCGATCGCCCAGCGCCTCCAGCGCTTCGCACAGCAACAACAGGGCCTCGCGCTCGGCATCATTCACCCAACCGCGGGTGGAGCCGCTCATATCCACCATGAAGGCCACGGCGATATCACGCTCGACGCGGTGCAGGCGCGTGAACAGCCGGTCGCTCATCTCGCTGCCGTCGCGCGCATCGGCCAGCGCCTCCACCAGGGCATCGATGTCGACGCCATCACCGTGCACCTGACGCTTGAGCAGCCGTTCCTCGTCGCGCATGGCCTCGAAGCTGCGGCGCAGATGCGCCACCAGGCCACTGTAGCGTTGCAGGGTAGCGGCGACGAAACCGTCGTGTACCGGCGCCACCTCCTTCTCGCGCATCACACACCAGTTCTTGCGGTAGTGCTGCCGGCCATGATCCCACTCGTTGTAATAGCTGGCGCCGCGCTCGTGGTAGGTGCCCTGCCACACGGCATCCGGATCGTCGGCCTGCTCGGTATACAGCGCCGGGTCGTATTCGCCGGGACCGGCAGGCACCAGATACTCATCCGGTATCTCGCCCAGGTCGAGGCGGATCGAGGTGAGCAGGCGCGCAATCGTTTCCGGCGGCGCCACCGGCGCGTCGTTGAGCGTCAGTTCGAACGAGTCGCCGGCCTGTGCATCGTCCGCCGGCTCGCGCACCGCCAGACGCGGCGGCGCGCTGTCCGCCGGGGCCTTCTTCCGTTGTTCCTCCAGCCACTGTGCCAGACGCACGCGCAACAACTGTTTCTCCCGCGCCATGCGTGTCTGCATGCACGCCGCCACCTCATTGAGATACAGCTCCACCTGCCACAGACGCGGCGGCGGCAACGGCGCGGCATACAGGGACGCCAGCAGCCCCAGGCTGGCTGCGGGCGTACTGCGCGCGCCCTGCACCTGCCTTGCCGCCGCCTGCCAGGCCGCCGGCAGTGCAGCGACATAGTCCGGCTGCAACTGCTGCATCTCGCGGCCGAGGCCCGGCAGGGTGCGGGCGATGATGGCCTCCAGGCGCAGGGTTTCCAGCAGGGCATAGAGGCGTTGCGCACGCGCAGCATCGGGCCAGCTGGTGAAGTCGGTATGCAGTGCCACACGCAGGGTACCGTGATGGATCTGCGCCCACTGCAGCACGGCCAGCACCTTGTACAGGCGGAAGTTGTCCTCACGGCCGGCAAGCTGCGCCAGTAGCGCCGGCAGATGAATGGTTTCACTGTCGGTCCAGGCGGTGTCAGCCAACGCCAACTTGAGCGGGCGCCCGGCGAGGCCGTGCACGAAGTGCAGCAACACGCCGCTCACCTCATCGAACAGCGCACCGGCAGTGCGTGCATGGCTGTGTTGCACGAAGCGCTCCACGTCCTGGATCACCGCCAGCGCCGCACGCAGGCCGGCACGGTCGTACACATCCATGGCATGCAGCGCCCAGGCCTCGATCACGCGCGGCTCCTGCAGCTTGAGCACCTGCGGCGCGCGGCGCACGAACTGATGGGCGATCTCGGTGTTGGTGCTGGCGATGCGCCGCGTCCAGTCGAGCACGAAGGCCTGCTCCGCCGGAGCCAATGCCAGTATGAGCGGCGCCAGCTCATCGCTGCGGATGAAGCTGAACTCCGTCTCCAGGTATTCGTCGAGGCGGGCGGCGATGTCGTCTGCGCTCAGCATAAAGGGCCTGTCAAACGCCTTCGGCGCTCATCAGAACAGCGACGCCGACAGTTCGTTGATCGCCGTCAGCATCTCCGGCTCGTCGGTGAGGGCCTGGGCGATGGCGCCGGCGCAGGCGGTGACCGGCGGCACGCCGCTGGCGATGAGCTTGCCGGCGTGCACCAAGAGGCGCGTGCTGGCGCCCTCTTCCAGGCCATTGCCCTTGAGGTGGCGCGTCATGTGGGCGAACTTCACTAGCGTGGCGGCGAGCGGCGCGTCGATGCCGGACTCGCTGGCGACGATGCGCGCCTCCAGTTCGGCGGCGGGGTAATCGAACTCCAGCGCCACGAAGCGCTGGCGCGTGCTCTGCTTCAAATCCTTCAGCACGCTCTGATAGCCGGGGTTGTAGGACACGGCGAGACAGAACTCGGGCCCCGCCTGCAGCAGGGTGCCGAGCTTTTCCATCGGCAACACGCGGCGATCGTCGGCCAGCGGATGGATCACCACCATGGTGTCCTTGCGCGCCTCGACGATCTCGTCCAGATAGCAGATGGCCCCGGCGCGCACCGCCCGCGCCAGCGGGCCGTCCACCCATACCGTCTCGCCGCCCTTCACCAGATAGCGTCCCACCAGATCGGAGGCGGTGAGGTCGTCGTGACAGGACACGGTGATCAACGGCCGCTTGAGACGCCAGGCCATGTACTCCATGAAGCGGGTCTTGCCGCAGCCGGTGGGGCCCTTCAGCAGCAGTGGCAGGCGGTTGGCGTAGGCCGCCTCGAACACCGCCACCTCGCTGCCACTGGGTTCGTAATAGGGTTCTGC is a window encoding:
- a CDS encoding nitric oxide reductase activation protein NorD, producing MLSADDIAARLDEYLETEFSFIRSDELAPLILALAPAEQAFVLDWTRRIASTNTEIAHQFVRRAPQVLKLQEPRVIEAWALHAMDVYDRAGLRAALAVIQDVERFVQHSHARTAGALFDEVSGVLLHFVHGLAGRPLKLALADTAWTDSETIHLPALLAQLAGREDNFRLYKVLAVLQWAQIHHGTLRVALHTDFTSWPDAARAQRLYALLETLRLEAIIARTLPGLGREMQQLQPDYVAALPAAWQAAARQVQGARSTPAASLGLLASLYAAPLPPPRLWQVELYLNEVAACMQTRMAREKQLLRVRLAQWLEEQRKKAPADSAPPRLAVREPADDAQAGDSFELTLNDAPVAPPETIARLLTSIRLDLGEIPDEYLVPAGPGEYDPALYTEQADDPDAVWQGTYHERGASYYNEWDHGRQHYRKNWCVMREKEVAPVHDGFVAATLQRYSGLVAHLRRSFEAMRDEERLLKRQVHGDGVDIDALVEALADARDGSEMSDRLFTRLHRVERDIAVAFMVDMSGSTRGWVNDAEREALLLLCEALEALGDRYAIYGFSGITRKRCELYRIKRFDEPYGAEVRARISGIRAQDYTRMGFAIRHLTQLLNATAARTRLLITLSDGKPDDYSDYRGVYGIEDTRRALLEARRSGIHPFCITIDEHGPEYLPHMYGAVNYTVVSEVRQLPFKVGEIYRRLTR
- a CDS encoding AAA family ATPase, which translates into the protein MAEITPEEHYITAEPYYEPSGSEVAVFEAAYANRLPLLLKGPTGCGKTRFMEYMAWRLKRPLITVSCHDDLTASDLVGRYLVKGGETVWVDGPLARAVRAGAICYLDEIVEARKDTMVVIHPLADDRRVLPMEKLGTLLQAGPEFCLAVSYNPGYQSVLKDLKQSTRQRFVALEFDYPAAELEARIVASESGIDAPLAATLVKFAHMTRHLKGNGLEEGASTRLLVHAGKLIASGVPPVTACAGAIAQALTDEPEMLTAINELSASLF